The sequence below is a genomic window from Sorangiineae bacterium MSr12523.
CGAGGGCGTCGGCGTCCTTGGCCGCGTCGTACTGGTCTTCCACCAGCTGAATGCGGTCGCCATAGAGCGCGCGGGTGTTCTGCATGCCCTCGGGATCGTGCGCGACGATTTCGGCGCCCTCGGTGAGGAGCACGTCGATGAGCATCAGCGCGGCGGATTCGCGCACGTCGTCCGTGCGCGGCTTGAAGGTGAGACCCCAGAGAGCGATGCGCTTGCCGCGAAGATCGCCATCCATGTGCGACTTCAGCTTGCGCGACAAGAGGCCCTTCTGCCGGTCGTTCACGCGGTGCGTGGAGACGGCGAGGTCCAGCTCGACGCCGTGCTCGCGGCCCGTTTGCACGAGCGCCTGCACGTCCTTCGGGAAGCACGAGCCGCCGTAGCCCGGGCCCGCGTAGAGGAACTTGGGGCCGATGCGGACATCGCTCCCCACGCCATGGCGCACCTCGTGGATGTCCGCGCCGACCTTTTCGCAAAGGCTGGCGATTTCGTTCACGAAGGAGATGCGCATCGCGAGCATCGTGTTGGAGACGTACTTGGTGAGCTCCGCGCTGGCCGGCGCCATCCAGATGAGGCGATTCCGGTCGAGGCACACGGGGTGGTAGATGCGCTCCATGATGTCGCGCGCGAAGCTGTCGTCGGCGTCGCAGCCGAGCACCACGCGATCGGGGCGGAGGAAGTCGTTCACCGCCTCGCCCTCTTTGAGGAACTCCGGGTTCGAAACGACGTGCACCTTGTGCTTCGCGTTCGCGACGATGCGACGGGCTCGGGCGTTGGTGCCGACGGGAACCGTGCTCTTGAGAACGAGGACCGTTTCCTGTTGCACGTTGGCTGCAACGGTTTCGGCCACTTTGTCGACCGCACTCAGATCGGCGCCGCCGTCGCTGCGGGGCGGGGTGCCGACGCCGACGAAGACGACTTGCGCACCGGCAACGGCAGCCGCGGTGTCGTCCGTGAACGTGAGGCGGCGCGCTTTGATGTTGCGGGCGAGAAGCTCCTCGAGGCCCGGCTCGAAGATGGGGCATTCACCTTCCCGCAGGCGTTGAACCTTGGCCTTGTCGATGTCGACGCAAACGACATCGTTACCCATCTCGGCGAATCCTGCGCCGCTCACCAGGCCGACGTATCCGGTTCCCACCATGCAAATGCGCATCGAAAAGCGTCCTTTCGAAAAGAATCAGAAGACGTCCTACAATGGGCTCGCGCACGCCGCAAGCGGCGAGCAAATGAAGCAGACTTGAGCGTTCAAGAGCGGTCCGGACCTGAGTGCGCGGGGTGTATATCCAGGACAACACCGCAACCGTAATCGAGTACGCGCTTACCAAAGGCCCGCGTCGCGGCTTTACCGCGGCGACCCTAAGTCGCTACGGATCGCTTGTCAATCTAGCTAGTCTGGTCCTGCATGAACGCGCGGATTCGCTTTTCGAGTGACCACGCAACGGTGAATCCGAGCGCCTCGAGCTGCTTTTTCCGCTGATCCGATGCGGCCCGGGCCAGTATGCGAAGCAGCAAATGGGGGGCAGGTTTGAATAAGACGCCATGGTCGTGCATCAAAGCCCGAACCGCTCGTCTGTATCCATGTCGCGGTGCGTTCGCGAGGCGAGTGCGCACCTCCTCCCAGCGTGGCGCGCCCCGTTCGGCGAGCCAATCTGCGACGAGCCAGGTGAGGGCGGCCACCCCATGTTCGGTGGCCAGCGCAGCGAGGCGCGCGGGGTCGAAGCCCGCGCTCAGGGGCAGTAGCTCCAGATCGCGAAGGGCCCATTCGGCGGCGCCTACGATTTTGTCCTTGTAGACATTCACGACCAAGAGCAACGCGTGGTCGTGCATGTCGGGTTGCAAATGCGAAAAGCCGAAGGGCGCTTCGTGCACACTGGCCCGAGACAACATGGTTTCGATTGGCAAATTGCATAAGCCGCGCGGTCCAATATGCGCTTCGAATTCGACCATCATGCCGTCGACGTCGAAGACGATATTGCGCGAAGCGCGCGATACTTCGAGAATGGGGAAGCCTTCGCGGTGGCCGAGCGCCTCGAGGCGGGCGAAGTCGCGCGGGGTGACACGCAGGTCGATGTCCTGGATCCGGCGCTCGCTTGGGTCGTCGTAAAGCCAGCGCGCCGTGAGGATGCCCTTCACCGGTAGGGCTCGGATGCCGTCGGCTTCGCACGCACGCAACACGCGTTCGAGCACGCGGCGGGCGTGTTCGTGCTGCGACCAGATGGCCGCGCGCTCGGCGACGTCACGGTGCATACGGTGCATACGGTGCATGGTGTGCATGGTGTGCATGGGAGCTGGTCATGGGTCGTACCACGGCACGTGTGTGCGGTGCTTGTGGGTATCATTCAGCGTGGCGCAACTTTTGTTGGCGTTCGACAGAAGAGCGAAACGATTGAAAATAAGGTAGGCCATTAAGAGTAAGCGATGAAACACGACGAGGATGGCTGGCAGCTCGAGTCGGTTCCCTTCGAGGACGAGACGGATCCCAGTTTTCCTGCGCGGTTGGGGGAGCGTGCGGCGGCGCAAGGCTCGTTGAATGTTTCGGGCTCGCCGCGCATCGACCGAACTAACCCTCATTTTTTGTGGCCAGCGAAGCCGACCCAGGAGCCCGAGTCGAAGATCGTGACGAAGCCGGTGTCGAAAGAGCCCACCCAGCTAGGTTTGGGGGAGGCGGGTGAGAAAAGTCCCAAGGAGGCCGTCACGCAAGATGCGCCGGCAAGTCGTGAAGCTCCGGTGTCGAGCGATAAGCCTCCGGTAAGCTCGGCGCAGCGGGAATTGGACAAGAACCTTCTCCTTGCGGGCATCGCTCCCGCGTTGGCGCCGGACGAATCGGGGTTGCGTGAGCGGGTGAAGGAGGACGACGAGGCCCGCGCCCGGCGTGAGCGCAACGAGTCCATCGACGAGCTGATCGACGGCCTTCCGTTCGAGGCTGCGCTCCCGCGGAAAAAATCCGCGCGCCGCATACGCGAGGAAGAGGAGTCGCGTCCGCGTCGACCGCCGCTCCCTTCGCTGACGGCGCAGGGCCCCTTGCACACGGGGACGGGTGACATCGCCGCGGCACTTCGAGAACGGGCCGAGCGCGCGAAGATTTCGCGCACCGGGTCGTTGGTGCCCGCGGGCTTGACGCAAGGGCGCACGCCGATCATCGGCGGCGTCGCGCTTCTCGCAGGGTTGATCGTGG
It includes:
- a CDS encoding UDP-glucose/GDP-mannose dehydrogenase family protein gives rise to the protein MRICMVGTGYVGLVSGAGFAEMGNDVVCVDIDKAKVQRLREGECPIFEPGLEELLARNIKARRLTFTDDTAAAVAGAQVVFVGVGTPPRSDGGADLSAVDKVAETVAANVQQETVLVLKSTVPVGTNARARRIVANAKHKVHVVSNPEFLKEGEAVNDFLRPDRVVLGCDADDSFARDIMERIYHPVCLDRNRLIWMAPASAELTKYVSNTMLAMRISFVNEIASLCEKVGADIHEVRHGVGSDVRIGPKFLYAGPGYGGSCFPKDVQALVQTGREHGVELDLAVSTHRVNDRQKGLLSRKLKSHMDGDLRGKRIALWGLTFKPRTDDVRESAALMLIDVLLTEGAEIVAHDPEGMQNTRALYGDRIQLVEDQYDAAKDADALVLVTEWRQYQNPDFERLKTLLRRPLILDGRNIWSTYGLRKQGFVYEGVGVAKQ
- a CDS encoding nucleotidyltransferase family protein; the encoded protein is MHRMHRMHRDVAERAAIWSQHEHARRVLERVLRACEADGIRALPVKGILTARWLYDDPSERRIQDIDLRVTPRDFARLEALGHREGFPILEVSRASRNIVFDVDGMMVEFEAHIGPRGLCNLPIETMLSRASVHEAPFGFSHLQPDMHDHALLLVVNVYKDKIVGAAEWALRDLELLPLSAGFDPARLAALATEHGVAALTWLVADWLAERGAPRWEEVRTRLANAPRHGYRRAVRALMHDHGVLFKPAPHLLLRILARAASDQRKKQLEALGFTVAWSLEKRIRAFMQDQTS